A genomic region of Zea mays cultivar B73 chromosome 6, Zm-B73-REFERENCE-NAM-5.0, whole genome shotgun sequence contains the following coding sequences:
- the LOC100273144 gene encoding uncharacterized protein isoform X1, translating into MPLNIDIDLFKLDIDELIADYSKENCTSLFEFKRVWMGKKFSYIYEGRPKTNSGLFMQSLFLHCIGYLTSQSSLHQRLAGLYCLYCLYECQPYKPQFKIYLSLEECRQLKDIVVMAKQNGLQLVPALVKRMLDKDMFLFGYMNLIDDNGDKQVEELTALQNKRVKFACDKLFANTQAERYLHMDLGAEFELDSIKKLSKEYAEAKELALAEASQTVEVDDAKHLLQSERLLGDKIDEVVKEWDVQKEGFYERTGLSSSPGDQLMAIDNDESGAQCHEDGSRGDQLMAVDNDESGVQDHEDLDDDDGFAELELLLE; encoded by the exons ATGCCTTTAAATATAGATATTGATCTGTTCAAGCTGGATATTGATGAGCTGATAGCTGATTATTCCAAG GAGAACTGTACGTCACTCTTTGAATTCAAACGAGTATGGATGGGCAAGAAATTTTCTTATATCTATGAAGGCAGGCCTAAGACAAACTCGGGTTTATTCATGCAGTCCCTCTTTCTGCATTGTATTG GTTATTTGACTTCTCAAAGTTCACTGCACCAAAGATTGGCTGGGCTATACTGCCTTTACTGTCTGTATGAGTGCCAGCCATACAAGCCGCAGTTCAAGATTTACTTGTCTCTTG AGGAGTGCAGGCAACTGAAAGATATCGTTGTTATGGCGAAGCAAAATGGACTGCAGCTCGTGCCTGCACTTGTCAAAAGGATGCTGGATAAAGACATGTTTTTGTTTGGCTACATGAATTTGATCGACGACAACGGGGACAAGCAGGTCGAGGAATTGACCGCATTGCAGAACAAGCGAGTAAAATTTGCATGTGACAA GTTATTTGCAAATACCCAAGCAGAAAGATATTTGCACATGGACTTG GGTGCTGAGTTCGAGCTTGATAGCATCAAGAAATTGTCAAAGGAGTATGCAGAAGCAAAGGAACTGGCCCTTGCAG AGGCAAGCCAAACTGTCGAAGTTGACGATGCTAAGCACCTCCTTCAGAGTGAGAGGCTGTTGGGCGACAAGATAGATGAAGTCGTCAAAGAATGGGATGTCCAGAAGGAGGGGTTCTACGAGAGGACAGGATTATCCTCATCCCCTGGCGACCAGCTCATGGCCATCGACAACGATGAATCAGGAGCTCAATGTCACGAGGATGGATCCCGTGGCGATCAGCTCATGGCGGTCGACAATGATGAATCGGGAGTACAGGATCACGAGGAcctcgacgacgacgacggctttGCCGAGTTAGAACTGCTGCTAGAATGA